One window of Cohnella hashimotonis genomic DNA carries:
- a CDS encoding alpha-glucosidase: protein MKKIWWKEAVVYQVYWRSFYDSDGDGFGDLEGVIQKLDHIQGLGVDIIWLNPVYESPDLDNGYDISDYEAIMPKAGTIETWDRLLAEVHRRGMKLIMDLVVNHTSDRHPWFVESRSSRDNPKRDWYIWQDAKDGGPPNNWRSYFAPSAWELDAATDQYYFHSFAVEQPDLNWRNPEVREAVYGMMKRWLDRGIDGFRLDAIALLAKPDGYPDAEKPEDIRYLTNNPGLHDYLREMNARAFAGYDIVTVGEAAYVTPEEGLKFVGEDRGELDMLFHFEVCDEMPVWDMLRYKRIQRRWYEGLWGKGSNSQFLNNHDHTRQVTRYGNDGTYRVQSAKLLATMLHTLPGIPYIYQGEEIGMTGVRFPSIEDYNDIAMKNRYAEETGMGRDPATTLASLQPLSRDNSRTPMQWDDSPNAGFTAGDPWIKINHNYRELNVARDLADPDSIYAYYRRLIALRKENEVMTYGEFEECPEWAEDEHLYVYTRTLNDVSWLILLNHGDNAAELRWPERTKGRKLRLLLGNYPEQVAEDGAEVTVLRPHEARIYALA from the coding sequence ATTAAAAAGATATGGTGGAAAGAGGCCGTCGTCTATCAGGTGTACTGGAGAAGCTTCTACGATTCGGACGGCGACGGCTTCGGCGATCTCGAGGGTGTCATTCAAAAGCTCGATCATATCCAGGGGCTCGGCGTCGATATCATCTGGCTGAATCCCGTTTACGAATCGCCGGACCTTGACAACGGCTACGATATATCCGATTACGAGGCGATCATGCCGAAGGCGGGCACGATAGAAACGTGGGATCGGCTGCTTGCCGAGGTGCATCGCCGTGGCATGAAGCTCATTATGGATCTGGTCGTGAACCATACTTCGGATCGGCATCCGTGGTTCGTCGAGTCCCGGTCCTCGCGTGACAATCCGAAGCGGGACTGGTATATATGGCAAGACGCCAAGGACGGCGGTCCGCCGAACAACTGGCGATCGTACTTCGCGCCATCGGCATGGGAGCTGGACGCTGCGACGGACCAGTATTACTTTCATTCGTTTGCCGTAGAGCAGCCGGACCTGAACTGGCGCAACCCCGAGGTGCGGGAGGCGGTCTACGGAATGATGAAGCGATGGCTGGACCGGGGCATCGACGGCTTCCGTCTGGACGCGATCGCGCTGTTGGCCAAGCCAGACGGTTATCCGGACGCCGAGAAGCCCGAGGATATCCGTTATCTGACCAACAACCCCGGACTGCACGATTATCTCCGCGAAATGAACGCCCGCGCATTTGCGGGCTACGATATCGTGACCGTCGGCGAAGCAGCCTATGTGACGCCGGAGGAAGGGCTTAAGTTCGTAGGCGAGGACCGCGGAGAGCTCGACATGCTGTTCCACTTCGAAGTTTGCGACGAGATGCCCGTATGGGACATGCTTCGTTACAAGCGCATTCAGCGGCGCTGGTACGAAGGCTTGTGGGGCAAGGGCTCGAACTCTCAATTTTTGAACAACCATGACCATACGCGCCAGGTGACGCGCTACGGCAACGACGGGACGTATCGCGTGCAGTCTGCCAAGCTGCTCGCGACGATGCTCCATACGCTGCCTGGCATTCCCTATATTTATCAGGGCGAAGAGATCGGGATGACGGGCGTGCGCTTTCCGTCCATCGAGGATTACAACGATATCGCGATGAAAAACCGATATGCGGAGGAGACGGGCATGGGACGCGATCCCGCTACGACGCTCGCGAGCCTGCAGCCCTTAAGCCGGGACAACTCGCGCACGCCGATGCAGTGGGACGATTCGCCGAACGCCGGCTTCACGGCAGGCGACCCGTGGATCAAGATCAACCACAACTATCGGGAGCTAAACGTCGCGCGGGATCTGGCGGATCCCGATTCGATCTATGCGTATTACCGTCGGTTGATCGCGCTTCGCAAGGAAAACGAGGTCATGACGTACGGCGAGTTCGAGGAATGTCCGGAGTGGGCGGAGGATGAGCATTTGTACGTCTATACGCGCACGCTGAACGACGTGAGTTGGCTGATCCTGCTCAACCATGGGGACAATGCGGCAGAGCTGCGGTGGCCGGAGCGGACAAAGGGCAGGAAGCTGCGCTTGTTGCTCGGC